The DNA region TCATGCATTCCATTGAGCAGATATTGAAGCACTCCTCGGTTAGGTCACACGATTTCTTCAAAAATTTGAGTTTTATTTCAAATATGCATTTTATTTTGGTGGGTTCTTTTACCACTTTTGTTTTTAATACTACTTTTAATCCTATTTTTCAAGATTACTTTCACTGCACTCTCATTCTCATGGGTGTATTTCACTTTCTTTTTGTTTCTCACTTGATGGTTGCTATACTAGAAGGTTTAACCCTTCCAGCAACATCTGCCCAAATTTCAGTTTTCATGGGAACCTTTTTTTTGATATCAGTCTCTATGATGTCTATTCTCTCTATGAATTTGCTCCTGGTTGTTCTACTAATTTGGGGTGTAGGTTTCTTTTTATTCTATAGGCTATATGCACGACATGTAACACTTTCAAATGAACAAACTCAGAATCCAGAACACCACTCTGTTAGAAAACAAAAATTTTCTAAAAATCTTATTTCAATATGTTTTCAAAATGCTGTAGCTCTGGGTTCATTCGTGCCCCTAAAAATTCAGCATACTGAATTTTTTGATgataatataaatatattatgTTTTATGTTTGTGATGTTTAAGTTACACTATGTTTCAACAATTATTTTTGAGGTTCAAAAAAGGCAGGTCTCGAATGGAATGCTGGAAATATCTGTTACAATGGTATTGAATGGTGCAATATCATTTTTTTTATCATATTATTTATCTCCTACATTATGTGTAGTTATTTCTATCATGGGAGTTGTATCAGTACTAATGCCTTTTTTTTTCCAACGATATCCAATATATACATGGCTGAAGAAAAAATGTTTTGAATGTTGGTCTTGGTGTCGGGGTCCATGGTGTAGGGGTCCATGGTGTACTCGATGTTGTagtagttgttgttgttgtcgtggAAGGACTACCGAAAATCAAACCATATCCTCACCACTAGATGACATTTCAAGTGGTCATTCATCAATGGGACCACCAAATTTAAAATTAAACTATCGTCATCAAAGTAGTAAGTGTTAGAATTTCAATTTTATGAATAATTTATTTTTATCAATTATTTATTTAGTGTAGtaattctttttttcttttttactTTTAAATGACTgattattcttttttattttgatttgCAGATTCAAATCTTAGTGATACTACTCCATAAATCCTACAGCTGATTAACATGGGATGCTTGTGTTTACCTTTTCTTTTTGTTGCAATTTGATTCTTAGAATAGAGGTTTAGAACTGATGTAGTTTTAGGTACTAGACTACGAGTATGTCATTATATTTTGTTACTAAGTCTCTTGCTTCTGTTTAAGTTTTCTTTTATTGTCTCAATGTTAAAGAAATGTTATTTCGAAAGCAACTTTATCTTGGTATTTTAAAGCATCCTTTGTATTTTCACATGATGAATCATGATTGTTTATTAGACTTCTACAAAAAAATTATGCCTATCTATTACTCCTAGTAATTATATACTAATATATGATGAGTTGCTAAACAACTTTACTATGTTCTTCGActtcttttattattattattattattattattattattattattattattattattattattattattattgttatttaaaaAAAGTTTTTTTATGCGATTTTTACAgtatttaattaaaaaaatttaatgctttattgatttttttttgaaaaatttggttaatttaaaaaaaaaatcgaaaatgGTAGTAGGTAATAATTTTGTTTATGTGAAATTTTATATTTAAGGACTATTACATGAGTATCTACCTTTCTTCAAGAAACCAACAATAGAATCTAGCTATGAATTTGCTGAATTGTAAGAAATGGAGATGATGAGATGAAATTGAATTTGTTGGATTGCACATtaaatagtttgaataatattaatattacaaataattattttttattcaaGTAAATCAATGAATTGATTCTTTCAAAAAAATGTAAACTGCTAAATTAATAATTAGTTGTgtttaaattaatatatatttttattcGGTGTTctcaaataaatttaaaaaattatttttttaaaatattattttatcaTAATAATATTTAAATTCAATTATTTGTTATTAATGATTTTCTTATAGGTTAATGGCTTATTATTAAAATCTATATATAAATAGTTTGTAATCAgttaaatatttttataaatagTTTATTATCTTCTTTTTTTAACTCAAACACTTACAATCAAATTAGGGTCACACACTTTTTCAAGGATTGACATGATTAAAATTTAACAATCATTCAAAATATTTATAATAGCTATTTAAAACCTACAATATCATATCATGTATTGAAAATATGTTCGGCGTGATGGGACATCTTGTGTGTTTATGTCCTAATCGGTCTGCAAATTGAGCCGAAGGAAATAAAAGAGCAAGTTTATGCTAACTTGGAAAATAGAAAGAATCTTCCCATTTTAATTTTGTATCATAAATGCTCCTTTTTTAACTTTAATGAGAAGTTTTTTACTCTCACTGGCCACTTCTAAAATACGGTATAATTTTCGAAATTTTTACAAAAATTATCCACATTTTTAAGGAAATTTCCAAAAtacttttgattttaaaaaaaaaatcaaaactacaccacttttaagaggagtcgtcaattgaattgaagactcctcttaaaaattgaatggaggcgccaattggatttACTAGGGTATCTATCACATGAGCGGATTTAAAAGATCCTATATAAAAATTTGTTTGAATTCTCTCTCTATTTTATGAAGATTCCTCTTATTTGCTCCCTCAAAAATTAAATCATCAAAAATAATAATGTGGCACtcatttataattttttttattttttatatttcTAAATGTAACGTGGGCTATTTAGTTGGAATTTCTctttaattataattttttaaaatgcTATGTTAattttttattctctttttacttttttaaaaatattaatattttaattaaacaaaaacaagcaaaattttgaagaaaaaaacAGAATTTGAATTAGGATACTATGCAAATGACACATCTTTCCACTAGACCATGCTACATTAATGAATTATCTCAACATTCATACTTATATAATACTTATATTTATATAATACTTATATTGATACTTCACTATAAATAGTTTGATATTTCTCAGCATTACTTCCAACGTTTATATTGATATTTATCAGCATTACTTCCAACGTTTATATTGATATTTATATTGATTCTGCACTATAAATACTTATATTGATGCTACATTAGAGACTTATTTTAAAgtatttattaattatttattaaataataatcaaattaaattaataaaatataaatcttaaatataattaatataataaatctattttttaatttgattacTATTTATGAAATCTAAGTAAATcttaaattatttattaattatgtataaaatagtaaaaaaaaaattaataaaatataaatattaagtatgattaatttaataattttattttttcaaatgtGGACCAATgtaattaatcaaataaaaatcaaattaataaaatataaatctTAATATGATTAATTTAATAATTTCATTTTTTCAAACATGGACCAATctaattaatcaaataaaaatcaaattaataaaatatattattgTAAGGTGGGAATAATACATTGTTGTAGTACATTGTATTCAATATATAAATTAGATATCTGAGAATGCTGTTTTGAAAATGGCACATGAATACCAAATCCAAATCACATGCTTATGTTTTTTTTGTCTTCACTATTAAAATGGGAAGATTCTTTGTATTCTTTTTCCAAGTCAGCTTAAGCTTGCTCTTATTTGGACCCTGCTTTGTTTCCTTCTGCATTTGCTCTGCACAATTTTTGCTCTACACAATTTGCACAATTTTTGCTCTGCACAATTTGCACAATTTTTGCTCTGCACAATTTGCACAATGCACAATTTTTGCTCTGCACAATTTGCACAATGCACAATTTTTGCTCTGCACAATTTGCACAATTTTTGCTCTGCACAATTTTTGCTCTGCACAATTTGCACCTACACACTAACTAGGAATCCAAGAAAAATAACATAGAAACATAACACAAAAACATTACCCTATATATACTCCATATCCATCTTCATATAATTCTCACACTCAACAAATTTTGATACTAGCCCTGCAACAAATAGAGTCAACACAAGAGCATTAGCATAATGCAGCCTATACCCACATGACCAAGTTAGACACCATTCACGAAGTATTGTTCCAACATTCATCTAACAGCCT from Lathyrus oleraceus cultivar Zhongwan6 chromosome 1, CAAS_Psat_ZW6_1.0, whole genome shotgun sequence includes:
- the LOC127115532 gene encoding uncharacterized protein LOC127115532 isoform X1, whose translation is MNTKSHAYVFFVFTIKMERFFVFFFQVSLSLLLFGPCFLSFCTICSAQFSVISTYPLTRNPRKITQKHYPIYTPYPSSYNSHTQQILISFISKFIMHSIEQILKHSSVRSHDFFKNLSFISNMHFILVGSFTTFVFNTTFNPIFQDYFHCTLILMGVFHFLFVSHLMVAILEGLTLPATSAQISVFMGTFFLISVSMMSILSMNLLLVVLLIWGVGFFLFYRLYARHVTLSNEQTQNPEHHSVRKQKFSKNLISICFQNAVALGSFVPLKIQHTEFFDDNINILCFMFVMFKLHYVSTIIFEVQKRQVSNGMLEISVTMVLNGAISFFLSYYLSPTLCVVISIMGVVSVLMPFFFQRYPIYTWLKKKCFECWSWCRGPWCRGPWCTRCCSSCCCCRGRTTENQTISSPLDDISSGHSSMGPPNLKLNYRHQSNSNLSDTTP
- the LOC127115532 gene encoding uncharacterized protein LOC127115532 isoform X2 — protein: MNTKSHAYVFFVFTIKMERFFVFFFQVSLSLLLFGPCFLSFCTICSAQFSVISTYPLTRNPRKITQKHYPIYTPYPSSYNSHTQQILISFISKFIMHSIEQILKHSSVRSHDFFKNLSFISNMHFILVGSFTTFVFNTTFNPIFQDYFHCTLILMGVFHFLFVSHLMVAILEGLTLPATSAQISVFMGTFFLISVSMMSILSMNLLLVVLLIWGVGFFLFYRLYARHVTLSNEQTQNPEHHSVRKQKFSKNLISICFQNAVALGSFVPLKIQHTEFFDDNINILCFMFVMFKLHYVSTIIFEVQKRQVSNGMLEISVTMKKCFECWSWCRGPWCRGPWCTRCCSSCCCCRGRTTENQTISSPLDDISSGHSSMGPPNLKLNYRHQSNSNLSDTTP